A single genomic interval of Antechinus flavipes isolate AdamAnt ecotype Samford, QLD, Australia chromosome 1, AdamAnt_v2, whole genome shotgun sequence harbors:
- the LOC127547192 gene encoding uncharacterized protein LOC127547192 produces the protein MKLHSKFLPFTGEPTSRRQQLGSAQQRPTPRPGLFPASFKYITSVGASASAPPIGALCGGAPLPRVCGWCSEVTNTCGRAVLPSGCRPETFYFSSSSFQLRRSLSPFFASSSLYRPGIPIRSNRHRREERSTWLFAASKTPTAEVYMHFALPPEGNLRWARGRAIDPSRLPRSPPARALQFCMRDPTRRSIGRLQARYFHKSNSVKINMSC, from the exons ATGAAGCTACATTCTAAATTTTTGCCTTTTACTGGGGAGCCAACTTCACGGCGGCAGCAACTCGGGTCAGCGCAGCAGCGCCCCACC CCCCGCCCCGGGCTATTCCCCGCCTCCTTCAAGTACATCACTTCCGTTGGTGCGTCCGCCTCTGCTCCGCCAATTGGTGCGTTGTGCGGTGGAGCCCCACTGCCGCGAGTCTGCGGGTGGTGCTCCGAGGTTACAAATACTTGCGGTCGCGCAGTGCTCCCCTCGGGCTGCCGGCCggagacattttatttttccagctcaAGTTTTCAGCTCCGACGctcactttctcctttcttcGCTTCCTCCAGTCTTTATCGCCCGGGCATCCCAATAAGGAGCAACCGCCACCGGCGCGAGGAGCGCAGCACGTGGCTCTTTGCCGCCTCGAAGACACCAACTGCGGAAGTGTACATGCATTTCGCGCTTCCTCCTGAAGGCAACCTGCGCTGGGCTCGAGGTCGTGCCATTGACCCTTCGCGGCTTCCAAGAAGTCCGCCAGCTAGAGCTCTGCAGTTTTGCATGCGAGACCCAACTCGCCGGAGCATCGGAAGACTGCAGGCAAG
- the LOC127544087 gene encoding probable 2-ketogluconate reductase — MQNQKLPCVLINSFEEPYCMNEDHVADLKKQFNLVTMQEFLENKTHFSQKIQAIYIWGGKPVIDKELLQSLPTLKIIVNSGAGLDHLDLNLIASFGVKLANTPHAVTNSTADMGMTLLLASARRILEGNEVATSPDTKSFSINWTGQEVTGSTLGIIGMGKIGYKIAQRAKAFEMKILYHNRNRRKVEEEQAVGAYYCAKLDELLQQSDFVLLVPPLTPQTYKMIGKRELGLMKPTATLINIGRGQLVDQDALVEALQTGIIKAAGLDVTYPEPLPRSHPLLKLRNVTLTPHMGCGTRQCLLLMKETMVESLLAAFGGLPIPNEVRLK, encoded by the exons ATGCAAAATCAAAAGCTACCTTGTGTTTTGATAAACAGTTTTGAAGAACCATATTGTATGAATGAAGATCATGTAGCAGATCTCAAGAAACAATTTAATCTTGTCACCATGCAAGAATTTCttgaaaacaaaacacatttcagTCAAAAGATACAAGCTATATACATATGGGGAGGGAAACCAGTTATTGACAAGGAGCTACTGCAGAGCCTACCTACCTTGAAGATTATTGTAAACTCAGGAGCAGGCCTGGATCATCTGGACCTGAACTTGATTGCCAGCTTTGGTGTGAAACTGGCCAACACTCCACATGCTGTTACTAACAGCACTGCAGATATGGGGATGACCTTACTTTTGGCATCAGCCCGGAGAATattagaag GGAATGAAGTAGCTACTTCACCAGACACTAAGTCCTTTTCTATTAATTGGACGGGTCAAGAAGTGACTGGCTCTACTCTGGGAATCATAGGTATGGGCAAAATTGGCTATAAAATTGCTCAGCGAGCCAAAGCATTTGAAATGAAGATTCTGTATCACAATAGGAACCGCAG GAAGGTGGAAGAAGAACAGGCAGTTGGGGCCTATTACTGTGCAAAACTGGATGAGCTGCTACAACAGTCAGATTTTGTGTTGCTGGTACCCCCTTTAACACCTCAGACTTATAAGATGATTGGAAAAAGGGAACTAGGACTAATGAAACCCACTGCTACTCTTATAAACATTGGCAGAG GTCAGTTGGTTGATCAAGATGCCCTAGTTGAAGCTCTTCAAACTGGAATTATTAAAGCTGCAGGACTGGATGTGACTTACCCTGAACCCCTGCCAAG ATCTCATCCTTTATTAAAGTTAAGGAATGTTACTTTGACACCTCATATGGGATGTGGAACTCGTCAATGTCTTCTCCTCATGAAGGAAACTATGGTTGAAAGCCTTCTGGCTGCTTTCGGTGGCCTTCCTATTCCTAATGAAGTACgtcttaaatga